From Chloroflexota bacterium, a single genomic window includes:
- the iorA gene encoding indolepyruvate ferredoxin oxidoreductase subunit alpha, whose product MKRLLSGNEAIALGAYHAGVSVAAAYPGTPSTEILESLARMDGIYVEWSTNEKVSMEVAMGASYGGVRALVPMKHVGLNVAADPFFAASVTGIRGGLVVVSCDDPGMHSSQNEQDNRHYARFAKVPMLEPSDSQEAYDLMKWSLEMSEEFDTPVLFRTTTRISHCKTVVEVDETPQIAKRSPRFIRDPGKFVMVPTNARPRHPLMEARIQKLSSYVETFPLNELILRDRSIGVISAGAAYQYAREVFQNASFLKLVTTYPLPRNLIREFASKVERVVVVEELDPFIEDSLKAMGIDALGKEFVPITGELNPQVLEEGAAKAGLLQRARKTKPERSPVPQLPLRPPLLCPGCPHMAASYALRRLDFYHTHPQEDPASGREVLGELKRQGVIATSDIGCYTLAVYPPLLALDTCACMGASIGQAHGLEKAGVANKTVSVIGDSTFLHSGITNLVNIVYNRGNSTVIVLDNSTTAMTGHQGHPGTGITARGEEGQRVVIEDLCRGVGVRDVSVIDAFNLPLIEATIRRCVEMQEPSVIVIRGSCPLHVRGKGTALAVDPEKCDSCFACLRLGCPAIVIEGEKARIDSFQCLGERCSVCLQVCTRDAIKAG is encoded by the coding sequence ATGAAGCGCCTATTATCAGGCAACGAAGCCATTGCCCTCGGAGCATACCACGCCGGTGTAAGTGTTGCTGCTGCCTACCCAGGGACTCCCAGCACCGAGATACTGGAAAGTCTAGCCAGGATGGATGGCATCTATGTTGAGTGGTCCACCAATGAGAAGGTGTCCATGGAAGTAGCTATGGGAGCTTCCTATGGTGGGGTCAGAGCCCTGGTTCCCATGAAACACGTAGGATTGAATGTAGCGGCAGACCCCTTTTTCGCGGCATCGGTGACAGGGATAAGAGGGGGGCTGGTGGTGGTATCCTGCGATGACCCCGGTATGCACAGCTCTCAGAACGAGCAGGACAACCGCCATTATGCTCGCTTTGCCAAGGTCCCCATGCTGGAACCCAGCGATAGTCAGGAAGCCTATGACCTTATGAAATGGTCTCTTGAGATGAGCGAGGAATTCGATACACCGGTGCTCTTCCGCACTACCACACGGATCTCTCACTGTAAGACCGTGGTAGAAGTGGATGAAACCCCCCAAATCGCGAAGAGGTCTCCCAGATTCATCCGGGACCCCGGCAAATTCGTCATGGTCCCCACCAACGCCAGACCCAGGCATCCCCTCATGGAGGCGCGTATACAGAAGCTGTCATCATATGTAGAGACGTTTCCCCTTAACGAGCTAATCCTCAGAGACCGAAGCATCGGCGTCATCTCCGCCGGGGCTGCTTACCAATATGCCCGGGAGGTTTTCCAGAATGCCAGCTTCCTCAAGCTGGTGACCACCTACCCTCTCCCCCGTAACCTTATCAGGGAATTCGCAAGCAAGGTGGAAAGGGTAGTGGTGGTAGAGGAGCTTGACCCCTTCATTGAGGATTCCCTGAAAGCTATGGGCATTGATGCCCTGGGCAAGGAGTTCGTGCCCATCACCGGGGAGTTGAACCCACAGGTATTGGAAGAGGGAGCCGCAAAGGCGGGACTCCTCCAGAGAGCCAGAAAGACCAAGCCCGAGAGGTCTCCGGTGCCGCAGCTCCCCCTGCGTCCGCCGCTATTGTGTCCCGGCTGTCCCCACATGGCTGCCTCCTATGCCCTGAGGAGGCTAGACTTCTACCACACCCACCCCCAGGAGGACCCGGCATCGGGCAGGGAAGTCCTGGGGGAACTCAAGCGCCAGGGCGTAATAGCCACCAGCGACATTGGGTGCTATACCCTGGCGGTCTATCCGCCCCTCCTGGCCCTGGATACCTGTGCCTGCATGGGGGCGAGCATTGGGCAGGCCCACGGGCTGGAGAAGGCCGGGGTGGCCAACAAGACGGTGAGCGTCATCGGCGATTCCACCTTCCTTCACTCCGGCATCACCAACCTGGTCAACATAGTGTACAACAGGGGCAACAGCACGGTGATAGTTCTGGACAACAGCACCACTGCCATGACCGGCCATCAGGGGCACCCGGGAACTGGCATCACCGCCAGGGGAGAAGAGGGGCAGAGAGTGGTAATTGAGGACCTCTGCCGCGGCGTGGGGGTCAGGGATGTCAGTGTGATAGATGCCTTCAACCTCCCCCTCATTGAGGCTACCATAAGGCGATGTGTGGAGATGCAGGAGCCTTCCGTGATTGTGATTCGCGGCTCGTGTCCCCTTCATGTAAGGGGCAAAGGCACCGCGCTGGCGGTGGACCCGGAAAAATGCGACAGCTGCTTTGCCTGCCTCAGGCTTGGCTGTCCGGCTATAGTCATAGAAGGGGAAAAGGCCAGGATTGATTCCTTCCAGTGCCTTGGAGAGAGGTGCTCGGTCTGCCTCCAGGTGTGCACCCGGGATGCCATCAAGGCAGGGTAG
- a CDS encoding ABC transporter ATP-binding protein, which produces MLKVEKASVSYGRVTALREVSLVVNDGEIVTLIGTNGAGKTTLLNAISGMVPLKSGSIWLRDSRLCGLSTHETVRIGLAYVPEGRQIFGSMSVMDNLTLGAYSQCSQNRFSTLGPIGWFLRRPSVQSNLEMVFRLFPILRERQKQHAGNLSGGEQQMLAIARALMSSPKMLLLDEPSLGLAPNLVKDILKLLVRLRNEGLTILLIEQDAAAALRIADRGYVMERGRVTIEGTAGELLGDDRVIQAYLGTRIS; this is translated from the coding sequence ATGTTGAAGGTTGAAAAGGCCTCGGTGTCCTACGGCCGGGTCACAGCACTGCGAGAGGTCTCCCTGGTGGTGAACGATGGGGAGATTGTAACTCTTATCGGTACTAACGGAGCCGGCAAGACCACCCTCCTGAACGCCATATCGGGAATGGTGCCCCTAAAGAGCGGCAGCATCTGGTTGCGCGATAGCCGGCTGTGCGGACTTTCAACTCACGAAACCGTGAGGATTGGGCTGGCCTACGTTCCTGAAGGAAGGCAAATCTTCGGCTCTATGTCGGTGATGGACAACCTGACCCTGGGTGCCTACTCCCAATGCTCCCAGAACCGATTCAGCACTCTAGGGCCCATTGGTTGGTTCCTTCGTCGTCCCTCAGTCCAGTCCAATTTGGAAATGGTATTCAGGCTTTTCCCAATACTTAGAGAGCGTCAGAAGCAGCACGCGGGCAACCTCAGCGGAGGCGAGCAGCAGATGTTGGCTATTGCCAGAGCGCTGATGTCCTCCCCCAAGATGCTTCTGCTAGACGAGCCTTCTCTCGGATTAGCACCTAACCTGGTGAAGGACATCCTGAAACTCCTGGTCAGACTGAGGAATGAGGGGCTTACCATACTCCTCATTGAACAGGATGCTGCTGCTGCCCTCAGAATTGCTGATAGAGGCTATGTAATGGAGAGGGGACGAGTTACCATTGAGGGCACTGCCGGGGAGCTTCTAGGTGATGATAGGGTGATACAGGCGTACCTGGGTACAAGGATTTCTTAG
- a CDS encoding MoaD/ThiS family protein, whose amino-acid sequence MECTVELFGTLRQLMKASEVKLKLPPGSSLRDVLSNLVQREARLLEGVVDPKTKALNGPYRFYKEGKGFMDDLGQKVEHGDRFLLMSAAVGG is encoded by the coding sequence ATGGAATGCACCGTCGAGCTTTTCGGAACCCTTCGACAGCTAATGAAGGCCTCTGAGGTCAAGCTCAAGCTGCCTCCCGGGTCAAGCCTCAGGGATGTATTGAGTAACCTGGTACAAAGAGAGGCCCGGCTGCTGGAAGGTGTGGTTGACCCAAAGACGAAGGCCCTCAACGGGCCCTACCGGTTCTACAAGGAGGGGAAGGGCTTTATGGATGACCTGGGCCAGAAGGTGGAGCACGGGGACCGCTTTTTGCTGATGTCGGCGGCGGTGGGGGGCTAG
- a CDS encoding ABC transporter ATP-binding protein, with amino-acid sequence MSESILEARSLGKTFGGLVALDKLDLTIETGKITAVIGPNGAGKTTLFNLIAGVYSATAGEIRFQGMPISQTAAHKRTAMGIARTFQNILLFGNMTALENVMAGQHPRSSYGFLEAALRLPKAHREEETISLKAIRYLNLVGLGMYAQQEALSLPLGQQKLLGIARALATDPKLLLLDEPGAGLTTLEKRALADLIHRISEMGISVLLVEHDMPLVMGLAQWVVVLDSGRKIAEGTASQVQRDQRVISAYLGEEIE; translated from the coding sequence TTGAGTGAATCCATATTGGAAGCCAGGAGTTTGGGCAAGACCTTCGGGGGGCTGGTAGCCCTGGACAAACTTGACCTGACTATAGAGACAGGGAAGATCACCGCCGTCATCGGCCCTAATGGGGCTGGAAAGACCACGCTGTTCAACCTTATCGCCGGGGTCTACTCAGCAACCGCCGGTGAGATTCGCTTCCAGGGAATGCCTATTAGCCAAACTGCAGCCCACAAAAGGACAGCGATGGGCATCGCACGGACTTTTCAAAACATCCTCCTATTCGGGAACATGACCGCCCTGGAGAATGTAATGGCAGGCCAGCATCCTCGCAGTAGCTATGGCTTCCTGGAGGCTGCCCTGCGACTCCCCAAGGCCCATCGCGAAGAGGAGACCATCTCTCTCAAAGCGATAAGGTACCTTAACCTGGTAGGCTTGGGGATGTATGCACAACAGGAGGCCCTGAGCCTGCCTCTGGGACAACAAAAACTCCTGGGCATCGCCCGAGCCCTGGCCACTGACCCCAAGCTTCTGCTGCTCGATGAGCCCGGTGCTGGACTGACTACCCTCGAGAAGCGAGCCTTGGCCGACCTAATCCACCGCATCAGTGAAATGGGAATAAGCGTGCTGCTGGTGGAGCACGATATGCCCCTGGTGATGGGCCTTGCTCAGTGGGTCGTAGTTCTAGATAGTGGACGAAAAATAGCTGAAGGCACTGCCTCCCAGGTCCAAAGGGACCAGAGGGTCATTTCTGCCTACCTTGGTGAGGAGATAGAGTGA
- a CDS encoding indolepyruvate oxidoreductase subunit beta has protein sequence MPSRQGRVKTDVLMVGVGGQGVVLASDALAEIAMKNGYDVKKSDTLGMAQRGGSVSSHVRLGEHIFSPIMSKGDADFLLAFELLEGARSADYLRQGGVAIINDQAIPPLSVVGDASAYPSTSEVERIIRRYTDEVYFLPGREIAEEMGNAQVLNVLLLGFLSRFLAMDEQAYIGDLSQRVPARFLELNLRAFSRGREEAESRRLAKPIGMRERRRSKR, from the coding sequence ATGCCATCAAGGCAGGGTAGGGTGAAAACAGATGTGCTCATGGTAGGGGTAGGAGGTCAGGGGGTGGTCCTGGCCAGCGATGCCCTGGCTGAGATTGCCATGAAGAACGGCTATGATGTGAAGAAGTCAGATACCCTGGGGATGGCCCAGCGGGGCGGCAGTGTGTCCAGCCACGTCAGGCTGGGGGAGCACATCTTCTCACCCATTATGAGTAAGGGCGACGCTGATTTTCTCCTGGCTTTCGAGCTGCTGGAGGGCGCCAGGAGCGCGGACTATCTCAGGCAAGGGGGCGTCGCCATCATAAATGACCAGGCCATCCCCCCATTGTCTGTGGTGGGCGATGCCTCGGCCTATCCCAGCACCAGTGAGGTGGAGAGGATTATCCGCCGGTACACCGATGAGGTCTACTTCCTGCCGGGACGGGAGATTGCCGAGGAGATGGGCAATGCCCAGGTACTCAATGTGCTGCTCCTGGGTTTCTTGTCCCGCTTCCTGGCCATGGATGAGCAGGCGTATATTGGGGACCTGTCTCAGCGAGTCCCGGCCAGGTTTCTGGAGTTGAACCTGAGGGCCTTCTCCCGGGGCAGGGAAGAGGCTGAATCCCGGAGGCTGGCAAAGCCCATAGGAATGCGAGAGCGCCGGAGGTCAAAACGATGA
- a CDS encoding branched-chain amino acid ABC transporter permease encodes MSTEQFIQYLISGITQGSIYALVALGFTTIYAVTKIINFAQGEFVMLGGMLSFTLAHSAGMPLVPALLLSVLSTAAIGAILYTLAIRTARKASVVSLIIITIGAAILIRGIAAQLWGVEAVRPPFFTGDEPIPFLGALIRPQALWIIGTSLAATLLLHLFMSYTMMGKALKASAISQTAAAMVGIDTRLMALWAFAIAAALGALGGVVVAPLSLTAYNVGVMLGLKGFVAASVGGFKSPVAAVVGGLTLGVVESLAVGVDWGPFTSSYKDAIAIVLLLLVLLARSGSLAAEERTG; translated from the coding sequence ATGTCAACAGAGCAGTTCATCCAGTATCTGATATCCGGTATTACTCAGGGCAGCATTTATGCCCTGGTGGCGTTGGGGTTTACCACCATCTACGCTGTGACCAAGATCATCAACTTCGCCCAGGGCGAGTTTGTGATGTTGGGGGGCATGCTCTCCTTCACCCTGGCCCATTCCGCAGGCATGCCTCTGGTTCCCGCCTTGCTACTTTCGGTGCTGAGCACAGCCGCGATTGGTGCCATCCTCTATACTCTTGCCATCCGCACTGCCAGAAAGGCCTCGGTAGTGAGCCTCATCATCATCACCATAGGAGCCGCCATCCTCATCCGCGGCATTGCTGCGCAGCTGTGGGGGGTGGAGGCTGTACGTCCTCCATTTTTCACCGGGGATGAACCCATACCGTTCCTGGGAGCCCTCATCCGCCCACAGGCCCTGTGGATAATAGGCACCTCCCTGGCCGCAACCCTTCTCCTGCATCTCTTCATGTCCTACACCATGATGGGAAAGGCTCTGAAGGCATCTGCCATAAGCCAGACAGCCGCCGCCATGGTGGGGATTGACACCCGACTGATGGCTCTGTGGGCCTTCGCCATAGCGGCCGCACTGGGTGCCCTCGGGGGAGTGGTGGTGGCCCCCTTGAGCCTCACCGCCTACAATGTGGGCGTCATGCTGGGACTCAAGGGCTTTGTAGCCGCTTCTGTGGGCGGCTTCAAGAGCCCGGTGGCTGCCGTCGTCGGCGGTCTGACCCTTGGGGTCGTCGAGTCGCTGGCTGTGGGGGTGGACTGGGGGCCCTTCACATCCTCCTATAAGGACGCCATTGCCATTGTCCTCCTGCTGTTGGTCCTGCTGGCGCGCTCTGGGAGCCTGGCAGCAGAGGAGAGAACAGGCTGA
- a CDS encoding amino acid-binding protein has protein sequence MKARQVSVFVENQPGRLVAMLEALQTRNIDIRALSVADNADFGIVRMILSDTRLGADVLREAGFTVKETTVLQKDMPDRPGGLLETVARPLSEAGINLEYFYAFLDPAPGKATIVIKVADPERAERVLGP, from the coding sequence ATGAAAGCCAGGCAGGTTTCCGTCTTTGTCGAAAACCAGCCAGGGAGGCTGGTGGCCATGCTGGAGGCGCTGCAGACCAGGAATATAGACATTCGGGCCCTTTCTGTGGCCGACAATGCCGATTTCGGCATAGTCCGCATGATCCTCTCGGATACACGCTTGGGCGCCGATGTGCTGCGAGAAGCCGGATTTACCGTAAAGGAGACTACCGTCCTTCAGAAAGATATGCCCGATAGGCCGGGCGGTCTCCTGGAAACGGTAGCCAGGCCTTTGAGCGAGGCCGGTATCAACCTGGAGTACTTCTATGCTTTCCTTGACCCTGCTCCCGGCAAGGCTACTATTGTGATTAAGGTGGCAGACCCCGAGCGGGCTGAAAGGGTGCTCGGGCCGTAA
- a CDS encoding ABC transporter substrate-binding protein, whose translation MKKWLYLVLAMGLLVAAVPLAGCVQPVMAEHYKVGAVLALTGPASNLGVPEKQTLEMMVEEINAKGGVNGHLLEVIIYDNETSAEKAVTLVNRLVEQDKVLAIMGPTTSGDSLAVIDAVTTAKVPLISLAASIGIVTPVEQRYWVFKTPQADKEAVTEIYKYMQKKGLTRLAIITNTSGFGAGGRKFLLSDAASYGISIVDDQTYSVGDTSMQSQLTHIKGTPAQAVIVWDTDQQAAIVASDMKTLQMNIPLFASHGIANKAFIQNAGAAANGVIFPAGKLLVVNEVPATDPQKQALTKYRNDFESKYGSGTVNTFGGHAADALNMVVLALQKLPAGLDLAQSRANIRDEIEKVKDFVGISGVFTMSPQDHLGMKPGSLAVIKIVDGKWTWAQ comes from the coding sequence ATGAAAAAGTGGCTCTACCTGGTGCTGGCCATGGGGTTGCTTGTTGCCGCGGTTCCGCTGGCGGGCTGTGTTCAGCCAGTAATGGCGGAACATTACAAGGTTGGTGCGGTCCTGGCTCTCACCGGCCCCGCCTCTAACCTGGGTGTCCCGGAGAAGCAGACGCTGGAGATGATGGTGGAGGAGATCAATGCTAAGGGTGGTGTCAATGGGCATCTTCTGGAAGTGATTATCTATGACAACGAGACCAGCGCAGAGAAGGCCGTTACCCTGGTGAACAGACTTGTGGAGCAGGATAAGGTGCTGGCTATCATGGGGCCCACTACCAGCGGAGATAGCCTGGCCGTGATCGACGCCGTTACTACGGCCAAGGTCCCTCTAATCTCCCTGGCCGCCAGCATCGGTATTGTGACTCCCGTAGAGCAAAGATACTGGGTGTTCAAGACCCCTCAGGCCGACAAAGAGGCAGTCACCGAGATTTACAAATACATGCAGAAGAAAGGCCTTACCCGACTAGCTATAATCACCAACACCTCCGGGTTCGGGGCTGGCGGGAGGAAGTTCCTGCTCTCGGATGCTGCCAGCTACGGGATAAGCATAGTTGACGACCAGACTTATAGTGTCGGTGACACCAGCATGCAGTCCCAACTCACCCATATAAAGGGTACCCCGGCTCAGGCGGTGATCGTTTGGGACACCGACCAGCAGGCCGCTATTGTGGCCTCCGACATGAAGACCCTTCAGATGAACATCCCCCTGTTTGCCAGCCACGGGATTGCCAATAAGGCATTCATCCAGAATGCGGGGGCCGCCGCCAACGGGGTTATCTTCCCCGCGGGCAAGCTACTGGTGGTGAACGAGGTCCCCGCTACTGACCCGCAGAAGCAGGCCCTGACAAAATACAGGAACGATTTCGAATCCAAGTATGGCAGTGGGACCGTCAACACCTTCGGGGGGCACGCAGCTGATGCCCTCAACATGGTGGTCCTGGCCCTCCAGAAGCTACCGGCAGGCCTGGACCTTGCCCAGTCCAGGGCCAATATCAGGGATGAGATAGAGAAGGTCAAGGATTTCGTGGGCATAAGCGGGGTCTTTACTATGTCCCCCCAGGACCACCTGGGAATGAAACCAGGGTCCCTTGCCGTGATCAAGATAGTTGACGGGAAATGGACCTGGGCTCAGTAG
- a CDS encoding phenylacetate--CoA ligase, protein MIWSPKYETMPRKDLERLQLERLKAQVARLNEKVPFYRQAFLDKGITPASIRSLADVARLPFTAKHDFRDNYPFGLLAVPHDEVVRIHASSGTTGKPVVAPYTSGDIEMWTEVMARTLTSAGMSKMDIMQNAYGYGLFTGGLGFHYGGERVGAAVIPTSTGNTKRQLMLIQDLGTTVITCTPNYALIIAETALEIGLDLKSTRLRLGVLGAEPWSERMRAEIEAKLPIKAIDIYGLTEIVGPGVSVECPHQCGMHIFEDHFLAEIVDPRTGEQLPYGEKGELVLTTLTKEALPVIRFRTKDITSLDPSPCKCGRTLVRMSKVTGRTDDMLIVRGINVFPSQIESVLLEVEGVEPHYQIIVDREHHLDELEIWVEVSEAVFSDEMRKLESLEKRVRKELESVLGISPRIKLVEPKSLARTEGKAKRVIDRREL, encoded by the coding sequence ATGATCTGGAGCCCCAAGTATGAGACGATGCCCAGAAAGGACCTGGAGAGACTCCAGCTGGAACGGCTGAAGGCCCAGGTAGCCCGGCTCAACGAGAAAGTCCCCTTCTACCGGCAGGCCTTCCTGGACAAGGGCATCACCCCTGCCAGCATTCGCTCCCTGGCAGACGTGGCCAGGCTGCCTTTCACAGCAAAACACGACTTCCGCGACAACTACCCCTTCGGGCTTCTGGCTGTTCCCCATGATGAGGTGGTGAGGATACACGCCTCAAGCGGTACCACAGGCAAGCCGGTGGTAGCTCCCTATACCAGCGGCGATATAGAGATGTGGACGGAGGTTATGGCCAGGACTCTGACTTCTGCTGGAATGAGCAAAATGGACATAATGCAGAATGCCTATGGCTACGGGCTGTTCACAGGAGGGCTGGGCTTCCATTATGGGGGGGAGAGGGTCGGTGCCGCTGTTATCCCCACTTCAACGGGCAACACCAAGAGGCAGCTCATGCTCATCCAAGACTTGGGGACCACTGTTATCACCTGCACTCCTAACTATGCGCTCATAATCGCTGAAACGGCACTGGAGATAGGATTAGACCTCAAGTCTACCAGGCTCAGGCTAGGAGTCCTGGGGGCCGAGCCCTGGTCGGAGCGGATGAGAGCAGAGATAGAGGCCAAGCTGCCCATCAAAGCCATAGATATATACGGACTTACCGAAATAGTGGGCCCCGGCGTCTCCGTGGAGTGCCCCCACCAGTGCGGCATGCACATCTTCGAGGACCATTTCCTGGCTGAAATCGTTGACCCCCGGACGGGTGAACAGCTTCCCTATGGCGAAAAGGGGGAACTCGTGCTTACCACCCTCACCAAGGAAGCATTGCCAGTTATCCGCTTCCGGACCAAGGATATAACCTCTCTAGACCCCTCGCCCTGCAAGTGCGGGAGGACCCTGGTGCGCATGTCCAAGGTAACTGGTAGGACTGATGACATGCTCATCGTCCGCGGCATCAATGTCTTTCCCTCGCAGATAGAGAGTGTTCTCCTTGAGGTTGAGGGCGTGGAGCCCCACTATCAGATCATAGTTGACCGGGAGCACCACCTGGACGAGCTGGAGATCTGGGTGGAGGTCTCGGAGGCCGTCTTCTCCGATGAGATGCGCAAGCTGGAGTCCCTGGAAAAACGGGTGAGAAAGGAGCTGGAGAGCGTCCTGGGTATCAGTCCCCGGATAAAGCTGGTGGAGCCGAAGTCCCTGGCCCGTACTGAGGGGAAAGCGAAGAGGGTCATCGACCGGAGGGAGCTGTAG
- a CDS encoding branched-chain amino acid ABC transporter permease — protein MIRRAKGNWTYLIIAALLLLLILIPFDWFLGRYTSLMIFTGISTMVTVGLCLLMGYTGQVSLGQAAFYGTGAYISAILSKTYGVNPWLAMLIAAAATGAFAYVIGYPIFRLRGNYLAMATLGLGVIMWILFRQLSQYTGGPDGMAGIPYLSIGGFSFNTPFKRYFLVWFFCLVILLISQNIIRSRAGRALKAIHGSEAAAESIGINVAQFKVKVFVLSAVYASLAGSLFAHHLRHVSPQSFDFLASVKLVVMAVIGGLASVWGSIFGAATTRILSDELLLRFGELDVIAYGLILMLVMIFMPEGLFVKLKDIMGQWRLRYEQRGTKT, from the coding sequence ATGATTAGGAGGGCGAAGGGTAATTGGACCTATCTTATTATTGCAGCGTTGCTCCTATTGCTGATATTGATACCTTTCGACTGGTTCCTGGGTCGGTACACCAGCCTGATGATCTTCACCGGCATCAGCACCATGGTTACGGTAGGCCTGTGCTTGCTGATGGGCTATACTGGGCAGGTATCCCTGGGGCAGGCTGCTTTCTACGGCACCGGGGCCTACATATCCGCTATTCTGAGCAAGACCTACGGCGTCAACCCCTGGCTGGCCATGCTAATAGCTGCCGCAGCTACTGGCGCCTTCGCCTATGTCATCGGCTATCCCATCTTCAGGCTGAGGGGTAACTACCTGGCAATGGCCACCCTCGGCCTGGGCGTAATCATGTGGATACTGTTCCGGCAACTGAGCCAGTATACCGGCGGCCCCGATGGTATGGCTGGCATTCCTTATCTGTCTATCGGCGGCTTCTCGTTCAATACCCCCTTCAAACGATACTTCCTGGTCTGGTTCTTCTGCCTGGTCATCCTGCTTATCTCACAGAACATCATCAGGTCACGGGCAGGGAGGGCTCTCAAAGCTATTCATGGCAGTGAGGCCGCGGCCGAGTCAATAGGCATCAATGTTGCCCAGTTCAAGGTTAAGGTCTTTGTCTTGAGCGCCGTTTACGCCTCGCTGGCAGGCAGTCTCTTCGCCCATCACCTGCGCCACGTAAGCCCCCAGTCCTTCGATTTCCTGGCCTCGGTGAAGTTAGTGGTGATGGCGGTAATAGGAGGCCTGGCCAGTGTCTGGGGTTCTATCTTCGGCGCCGCCACCACCCGCATACTCAGTGACGAGCTGTTGCTCAGGTTCGGCGAGCTGGATGTAATAGCATACGGACTCATACTTATGCTGGTCATGATTTTCATGCCAGAGGGTTTGTTTGTAAAACTAAAGGATATCATGGGACAATGGCGCCTCAGATATGAGCAGAGGGGAACGAAGACTTGA